Part of the Primulina huaijiensis isolate GDHJ02 chromosome 15, ASM1229523v2, whole genome shotgun sequence genome is shown below.
CTCAATCATTCACTCCagaaatttatatgttattttccaagatgtaaatttttatcttgtaaaataaattatttataaatttcatacgctatttatttaaaacttaaaactttACATCTcgagtttttatttatttctttatttgtgCTGCATATGCAAATATTTCTATTGTTTCTTGAATTGCTCACTCTTGTATAGATTAATATCAATATAGaatctttaattttattttatattctaaTTTTATTATCTTCTTAAATATTCAACAATATAATTCACGATATTGAATGTTCAGCTCTATTATGAGGCTCGCATGCGGCAgccataaataataataacatctTATCAATCGGTCAAATCTTGGACTATACAACGGCTTCTTTTGAAATTTAGCAAACAATGATGGCCCAACTTGCAAAGGTGTAAAACACtacatgtttttaaatatataccacaatatgtattaatatTAGTAGGTGTTATTGGAGTAATGATACGAAGAGCAAGAGTCAAATACATGTGAAATATAGACGATATAACTAATATCATGCAATatccatttttttaaagaaagaaTAGGGAAAAAAATCTACACCAATGTCATTTATTagtttttatatgatgtctatCAACCGTGTCAATTTCTGTATTCACCAATGAGGTGACATTCACTTATTGGATATATAACTTTGATATAATTCATCATATCTAATAGATGAGTGACATTTGAACATGATTGATAAACAAAATAACGAAACTGTAACTCATTgtaatattcatgattaattttgaattttatagtaaatatatatatatatatatttgatatgctgcacacctaccgtgtgcacctatgtgagcaccgatgaggtgtcactgaCCCATTAGAtacacaatttttctatatttcatcacatccaatgggtgagtgacacctcatcgatgctcacataggtgtgcacggtaggtgtatAGTATATCATAACTCTATATATAACCAAGACTCAATAATGCAGTGTGAATACGCTGTCGTTTGGTAGGGACCTGCAACCCTCCACACCCCTATATTACCGTTATAAACCTGATCATAATCtaattgttatctttttctttttctttcgaTTTTAAGAAACGACCCCACGAGCCCATTCCTGTTGAACTGTTTGAACTACATTTTCCCAACTGAAGATTCCCACTCCCCCACCAAAGAAAATCCATGACACACAGTTAAAATTCCActgtttcttcttcttcctctccTCTTCTTCGCTTTCGTTAGCTCAATTGTCGTCCTTGAAGCTTATAGAAAATTCTGCAAAATATATTACAGAGAAATCATACCATGATTCCAAGAAATCTCTTTGTTTTCTCCATATTTCTGGTTTCCTGCAGCTTTCTTGGTTATCGTTCCATGGCGTCGTCAGAAAATGTCAGTCTTGATTTCCCATTTTTCAGTATCAGGAACCTTACTCTTCTTGGAGATTCCTTCATTCGGAAAGATATAGTGGGACTCACAAGAGAGCTTGGAGTCCCATCTTCAAGCTCCGGTTCAGTAATCTACAACTGCCCGGTTGTTTTCTTCGATCAAGAAACGAATATCACGGCTTCTTTTTCGACGAGATTTGCTTTTTCGATCGATAACAGCAACCCAACTTCGTTTGGGGATGGGCTGACCTTTTTCCTGTCTCCGAACAACCAGACTTTGGGTAGCCCAGGAGGGTATCTCGGTCTTGTGAATTCCTCGGTGTTGACCAAGAATAGATTCATAGCGATCGAATTTGATACTCGGCAGGATTTGCATTTCAATGATCCTGATGATAATCATGTTGGATTGGATATCGACAGCCTGATCTCAATCAAGACTGCTGATCCAAAGCTGCAGGAAATTGATTTGAGGAGTGGAAATCTGATTACCGCTTGGATTGATTACTTGAATGATCAGAAGAAAGTGGAAATTTTCTTGAGCTATTCGAGTTTCAAGCCGGATAAGCCACTCATGACCGTGGAGATTGATCTGTCTGATTACATACAAGAGTTTATGTATGTAGGGTTTTCGGCTTCTACAGAGGGAACCACGGAACAGCATCACATCGAGAATTGGAGCTTTAAAACTAGTGGGTTTCGCCCCGTGataccaagaattcatcctcacAATGTATCTGAAAGTTCTGTCCCCTTACGGCCACAGCCAATTCCAGTTTCCGATTCTGTTAACAGGCACCACAAGAGGATTGGATTGGGGCTTGGCATTGGTTTTCCGGCCTTCTTTTGTGCGATTCTTGTGGTGTTTGgattgttttctttgaagagATGGGAGGGTGTCAAATCAGAGAAAATCTTGAAATCGGAGCTTGTAACAGGTCCTAGACAATTCAATTACAAAGAACTCAAGTCTGCCACAAAAGGGTTTC
Proteins encoded:
- the LOC140958551 gene encoding probable L-type lectin-domain containing receptor kinase S.7 produces the protein MIPRNLFVFSIFLVSCSFLGYRSMASSENVSLDFPFFSIRNLTLLGDSFIRKDIVGLTRELGVPSSSSGSVIYNCPVVFFDQETNITASFSTRFAFSIDNSNPTSFGDGLTFFLSPNNQTLGSPGGYLGLVNSSVLTKNRFIAIEFDTRQDLHFNDPDDNHVGLDIDSLISIKTADPKLQEIDLRSGNLITAWIDYLNDQKKVEIFLSYSSFKPDKPLMTVEIDLSDYIQEFMYVGFSASTEGTTEQHHIENWSFKTSGFRPVIPRIHPHNVSESSVPLRPQPIPVSDSVNRHHKRIGLGLGIGFPAFFCAILVVFGLFSLKRWEGVKSEKILKSELVTGPRQFNYKELKSATKGFHQSRILGHGSFGTVYKAFFVESGTISAVKRSKHTHEGKAEFLAELTIIACLRHKNLVQLQGWCVEKGELLLVYEYMPNGSLDNVLYPDSENGNPLKWSYRYNIAVGLASALTYLHQECEQQVIHRDIKTSNIMLDVNYGARLGDFGLARLMDHGKSPVSTLTAGTMGYLAPEYLQYGIATEKTDVFSYGIVVLELACGRRPIEKEEESQRMVNLVDWVWRLYSEGKIVKAADVRMKGEFEEEEMKKLLVLGLSCANPDSMERPTMRKVFQILNNEAEPLVVPRAKPSLTFSNSLPLSINEIVSDSEEEFGIIESQIEIRV